The following coding sequences lie in one Anguilla anguilla isolate fAngAng1 chromosome 14, fAngAng1.pri, whole genome shotgun sequence genomic window:
- the pmchl gene encoding pro-melanin-concentrating hormone, like gives MKPSSYCILFIMTLLSESYASSRAMSATKMEDGSSEQDVLSPFLSEEEVDNGLSPLPASRYMVLAIGKATKGGDLKIIVVDTGIWKGARALARGLSLYKFQDPEAAQPPENIMTMERRGADQDVSSGIAIARRNTMRCMVGRVYRPCWEV, from the coding sequence ATGAAGCCTTCCTCTTACTGCATCCTCTTCATCATGACTCTGCTGTCGGAGAGCTACGCCAGCTCACGGGCCATGTCTGCGACCAAGATGGAAGACGGCAGCTCTGAGCAAGATGTCCTCAGCCCGTTCCTGAGTGAAGAGGAGGTGGATAATGGCCTAAGTCCTCTGCCAGCAAGTCGCTACATGGTGCTGGCCATCGGCAAGGCTACTAAGGGAGGGGACTTAAAGATCATCGTCGTCGACACCGGCATTTGGAAGGGTGCCAGGGCTCTGGCTCGAGGACTCTCACTTTACAAGTTCCAAGATCCAGAGGCTGCACAGCCACCTGAGAACATCATGACAATGGAACGCAGGGGGGCAGACCAAGACGTGAGTTCCGGCATAGCAATCGCCAGGAGGAACACGATGAGATGCATGGTGGGAAGGGTGTACCGACCTTGCTGGGAAGTGTAG